From a region of the Panulirus ornatus isolate Po-2019 chromosome 38, ASM3632096v1, whole genome shotgun sequence genome:
- the LOC139760764 gene encoding uncharacterized protein isoform X2: MFRYGKTFGKAAEESIALYIKQQAERRSREEVKRSKSLPRLKPKRTESQIIEDFYNKYGIDGRSNPSYPPLPGYTGYIPKLKPTDMGIGKTFSAAARRGLAHVSVAREQREVLNPQVHVAIPATHTTTAPS; encoded by the exons ATGTTCAGGTACGGCAAGACGTTCGGGAAGGCAGCTGAGGAGAGCATCGCCCTATACATCAAGCAGCAGGCGGAGCGGCGCAGCAGGGAGGAG GTGAAACGCTCCAAGTCGCTACCCAGACTGAAGCCCAAGAGGACCGAGTCACAGATCATAGAAGACTTCTACAACAAGTATGGCATTG ACGGTCGCAGTAACCCCAGCTACCCTCCCCTGCCTGGCTACACTGGTTACATCCCTAAACTGAAGCCCACCGACATGGGCATCGGCAAAACCTTCAGCGCCGCCGCCAGGAGAGGTCTGGCCCACGTGAGCGTCGCCAGGGAGCAGAGGGAGGTGCTCAACCCACAGGTCCACGTAGccatccccgccacacacactaccaccgcGCCATCTTAG